In one Thermodesulfovibrionales bacterium genomic region, the following are encoded:
- a CDS encoding DUF2703 domain-containing protein produces the protein MLILKILWQRLVNSENKTCPRCEGTEEELHNSCLKLREVLSPLGIKVILEKKELSIDEFKKDPMASNKIWIGDKTLEEWLGATTGKNPCCDVCGDNECRTVEMKGEVYETVPESLIIKAGLIAAASMLPVERKRFIEFKKFQRGTAHGD, from the coding sequence ATGTTAATTCTCAAAATTCTCTGGCAGAGGCTTGTTAACAGCGAAAATAAAACCTGTCCAAGGTGTGAGGGTACGGAGGAAGAACTTCATAATTCCTGTTTAAAATTAAGGGAGGTACTGTCGCCGCTTGGCATCAAAGTCATCCTTGAAAAAAAGGAACTTAGCATAGATGAGTTTAAGAAGGATCCCATGGCTTCTAATAAGATATGGATAGGAGATAAAACTCTTGAGGAATGGCTTGGTGCAACTACAGGAAAGAATCCCTGTTGTGATGTCTGCGGAGATAATGAATGCAGGACAGTAGAGATGAAAGGTGAGGTTTATGAGACTGTTCCTGAGTCATTGATAATAAAGGCAGGGCTTATTGCTGCAGCTTCTATGCTGCCTGTAGAAAGAAAAAGATTCATTGAATTTAAAAAATTTCAAAGGGGGACCGCTCATGGAGATTAA
- a CDS encoding permease, which translates to MLKEFATYIVYELIKLEPGSRLGEAIEFFIYDTIKIFILLSVIIFIVSIIRSFFPPEKTRMILSHKKEFIGNILAALLGVVTPFCSCSAVPLFIGFVEAGVPLGVTFSFLISSPMVNEVAVVMLWGLFGWKITAIYVGTGLLVAITAGIIIGKLKLEKWVEEYVYHIKTGQKFDGESKSFKERLEYARWNTVDILKRVWLFIVIAIAIGGFIHGYVPENFLVRYAGKDNPFAVPVAVALGVPLYSSAAGVSPIVYALMEKGMSIGTVLAFMMAVTALSLPELIILRKVLKMPLLVVFVVIMTLTIIAVGYLFNAIL; encoded by the coding sequence AGGCCATTGAATTCTTTATATACGACACTATAAAGATATTTATTCTACTATCAGTAATTATCTTCATCGTTTCGATTATAAGAAGCTTTTTCCCTCCAGAGAAGACAAGAATGATTCTTTCGCATAAAAAAGAATTTATAGGAAATATTCTAGCAGCACTGCTAGGTGTAGTAACGCCCTTCTGTTCCTGTTCAGCTGTACCACTTTTTATAGGATTTGTTGAGGCAGGTGTTCCTCTTGGAGTTACCTTTTCATTTTTAATCTCCTCGCCCATGGTAAATGAGGTAGCGGTTGTTATGTTATGGGGACTTTTTGGCTGGAAGATTACAGCCATCTATGTTGGAACCGGTCTTTTAGTTGCTATCACGGCAGGTATAATTATTGGAAAACTTAAGCTTGAAAAATGGGTGGAAGAATATGTTTATCATATTAAAACAGGACAGAAATTTGATGGAGAAAGTAAATCATTTAAAGAGCGGCTTGAGTATGCAAGGTGGAATACGGTAGATATCCTCAAAAGGGTCTGGCTCTTCATTGTTATTGCTATTGCCATAGGTGGGTTCATTCACGGCTATGTGCCTGAGAATTTTCTTGTCAGGTACGCCGGTAAGGACAATCCCTTTGCCGTACCTGTAGCAGTCGCTCTGGGTGTGCCGCTTTATTCCAGTGCAGCAGGGGTTTCGCCTATTGTGTATGCACTGATGGAAAAAGGGATGAGCATTGGAACAGTGCTTGCCTTTATGATGGCAGTAACAGCCCTTTCCCTCCCTGAGCTTATAATACTCAGAAAGGTGCTTAAGATGCCATTGCTTGTAGTTTTTGTTGTTATAATGACATTAACAATCATTGCTGTGGGTTATCTCTTTAATGCAATACTTTAG